Proteins encoded by one window of uncultured Ilyobacter sp.:
- a CDS encoding class I SAM-dependent DNA methyltransferase, whose translation MAAKEKENFKEILWKSCDKLRNNMDPAEYKYVVLGLVFLKYISDKFELKYQELKKEGDGFEEDRDEYTAENIFWVPKTARWAEIVAKAKTPEIGQVIDEAMFEIEKENEQLKNVLYKVFSNPNLDKGKLGELIDMIGSINLHSKDHKNEDVLGQVYEFFLGKFANSEGKNGGQFYTPESIVKTIVGCLEPTKGRVYDPACGSGGMFVQSEKFVEAHSGKLGDISIFGQESNGTTWKLCKMNLAIRGIEVDLGKEPADTFTNNQHATKKMDYIMANPPFNVKDYWHQSLESDMRWKYGTPPEGNANYAWIQHMVHQLKPTGTAGIVLANGSLSSNTSNEGVIRKAMLEDDIVDCIIALPDKLFLTTGIPACIWILNRNKANPKHRERTGETLFIDARNLGTMKDRKLRELDESTDIKKISETYHAWRNKEGQYEDEKGFCKSATLDEIKGHDYILTPGRYVGIEDAEDDGIPFEEKMEGLTEKLSQQFKRSRELEEEIRKNLASIGFEV comes from the coding sequence ATGGCAGCTAAGGAGAAGGAGAACTTCAAAGAGATACTATGGAAGTCATGTGACAAACTGAGAAACAATATGGACCCGGCAGAGTATAAGTATGTAGTGCTAGGTCTGGTTTTCTTGAAATATATAAGTGATAAATTTGAACTGAAATATCAGGAGCTAAAAAAAGAGGGAGACGGTTTCGAAGAGGACAGAGACGAATATACAGCAGAGAATATCTTCTGGGTGCCAAAAACCGCAAGATGGGCTGAGATAGTAGCCAAGGCAAAGACTCCTGAGATAGGTCAGGTAATAGACGAGGCTATGTTTGAAATTGAGAAAGAGAACGAGCAACTTAAAAACGTACTGTACAAGGTGTTTTCCAACCCTAACCTGGATAAGGGAAAGCTTGGAGAACTCATTGACATGATAGGAAGCATCAATCTTCACAGTAAGGACCATAAGAACGAAGATGTACTGGGACAGGTATATGAATTTTTCCTTGGAAAATTCGCCAACTCAGAGGGAAAGAACGGAGGACAGTTTTATACTCCTGAAAGCATAGTAAAAACAATAGTCGGATGCCTTGAGCCCACAAAGGGAAGGGTATACGACCCAGCCTGCGGATCTGGTGGAATGTTTGTACAGTCGGAAAAGTTTGTAGAGGCACACTCAGGGAAACTGGGAGACATATCTATATTCGGTCAGGAGAGCAACGGTACTACTTGGAAACTCTGTAAGATGAACCTTGCAATTAGGGGTATAGAGGTGGATCTCGGAAAAGAGCCTGCGGATACATTTACCAACAATCAGCACGCTACAAAGAAGATGGACTACATCATGGCAAACCCACCTTTCAACGTAAAAGACTACTGGCATCAAAGCCTCGAAAGTGATATGAGATGGAAGTACGGAACTCCACCAGAGGGAAATGCAAACTATGCCTGGATTCAGCATATGGTACATCAGCTAAAGCCCACAGGAACAGCTGGAATAGTTCTTGCCAACGGGTCACTGTCATCTAACACTTCGAATGAGGGAGTAATCAGAAAGGCAATGCTGGAAGATGACATAGTGGACTGTATCATCGCTCTGCCGGATAAACTTTTTCTGACTACGGGAATACCTGCGTGTATATGGATATTGAACAGAAACAAGGCAAATCCAAAACACAGAGAGAGAACGGGAGAGACTCTTTTCATAGATGCAAGAAACCTCGGAACAATGAAAGACAGAAAGCTGAGAGAACTTGACGAGAGTACAGATATAAAGAAAATATCAGAGACTTATCATGCTTGGAGAAACAAAGAAGGGCAATACGAGGATGAAAAGGGATTCTGCAAGTCTGCCACACTTGATGAGATAAAAGGACATGATTATATCCTTACTCCTGGAAGGTATGTAGGTATAGAGGATGCAGAGGACGACGGCATCCCATTCGAGGAAAAGATGGAAGGCCTCACAGAAAAGCTTTCCCAGCAGTTCAAAAGGTCAAGGGAGCTGGAAGAGGAGATCAGAAAGAACCTGGCTTCAATAGGGTTTGAGGTGTAG
- a CDS encoding restriction endonuclease subunit S: MGKIVNSEQLTKNREWKEVKLQDVVTKLGDGLHGTPKYSDDGEYYFINGNNLFEGKIIFTDKTKRVDFEEYSKYKKELSNRTIMVSINGTLGNIAFYNGEKVILGKSACYFNVKECVDKNYIRYTLSGNNFKNYIENYSSGTTIKNLSLKAMREYPVNLPPIHEQQKIASILKSLDDKIELNNQMNQTLEEMAQSIFKEWFVEFNFPNEEGVPYKDNGGEMVKSELGEIPKGWRVGSIDEIIEINPRVTLKKGDTAKYVDMKALSENQSIISGVIEREFKGSGTKFSNEDTLMARITPCLENGKTGFVNFLQEDEAAWGSTEFNVLRSKNRIAKAFTYFLARDKNFRDYAIANMNGSSGRQRISGKILELYEIPIPSEDILDKFGDIATSFMKQIQKNGEEIETLIKTRDALLPKLMSGEVRV, translated from the coding sequence GTGGGGAAGATAGTTAATAGTGAACAGTTAACAAAGAATAGAGAGTGGAAGGAAGTTAAACTACAAGATGTTGTTACTAAATTAGGTGATGGATTACATGGTACACCCAAATATTCTGACGATGGAGAATATTATTTTATAAATGGAAATAATTTATTTGAAGGTAAAATTATTTTTACAGATAAAACTAAAAGAGTAGATTTTGAAGAGTATTCAAAGTATAAAAAGGAATTGTCGAATCGTACAATTATGGTTTCTATCAATGGGACTTTAGGAAATATAGCTTTTTATAATGGAGAAAAAGTTATATTAGGAAAAAGTGCTTGTTACTTCAATGTTAAAGAGTGTGTTGATAAGAATTATATTCGTTATACCCTTTCTGGCAATAATTTTAAAAATTATATTGAAAATTACTCATCAGGTACTACTATTAAAAACTTGTCTTTAAAAGCAATGAGAGAGTATCCTGTTAATTTACCACCTATACACGAGCAGCAAAAGATAGCCTCTATACTTAAGTCCCTAGACGACAAGATAGAGCTCAACAACCAGATGAATCAGACTTTAGAGGAGATGGCACAGTCCATTTTCAAAGAGTGGTTTGTGGAGTTTAACTTCCCCAATGAGGAGGGAGTGCCCTACAAGGACAACGGGGGCGAGATGGTGAAGAGTGAGCTAGGGGAGATACCGAAGGGCTGGCGAGTCGGGAGTATAGACGAGATTATAGAGATAAATCCTAGAGTTACTTTGAAAAAAGGTGATACAGCTAAATATGTAGACATGAAAGCTTTATCCGAAAACCAAAGTATTATCTCTGGGGTAATTGAAAGAGAATTCAAGGGAAGTGGGACTAAATTTAGCAATGAGGATACCCTTATGGCAAGAATTACTCCATGTCTAGAAAACGGAAAAACTGGATTTGTAAATTTTTTACAAGAAGATGAAGCGGCTTGGGGATCAACTGAATTTAATGTGTTAAGATCTAAAAATAGAATTGCAAAAGCCTTTACATATTTTCTAGCAAGGGACAAAAATTTCAGAGATTATGCTATAGCAAATATGAATGGAAGTTCTGGAAGACAGAGAATAAGTGGTAAAATACTTGAACTTTACGAAATACCTATCCCTAGTGAAGATATTTTAGATAAGTTTGGAGATATAGCAACTTCGTTTATGAAACAAATACAAAAAAATGGTGAAGAAATAGAAACTTTGATAAAAACAAGAGATGCTCTGCTACCTAAACTCATGAGCGGAGAGGTTAGAGTGTAG
- a CDS encoding C-GCAxxG-C-C family (seleno)protein, translated as MDKINILKIRKTAENYYKNGDFYCSEVVIKTLKDVFKPEIGDEVIALASGFPVGMGNAGCTCGAVVGAQMSLGLIFGRQKSKGKEVKKTMELSKEIHDIFRKNNKTLCCRILTKDMKLGSKKHMTQCVKFTGDMQKLQQK; from the coding sequence GTGGATAAAATAAATATTTTAAAAATCAGAAAAACAGCTGAAAATTACTATAAAAATGGCGACTTTTATTGTTCAGAAGTTGTTATAAAAACTTTAAAAGATGTCTTTAAACCCGAAATAGGGGATGAAGTGATCGCATTGGCGTCAGGATTTCCTGTGGGAATGGGGAATGCAGGTTGTACCTGTGGTGCTGTTGTGGGAGCCCAGATGTCCTTAGGACTTATCTTTGGAAGACAAAAATCCAAGGGAAAAGAAGTAAAAAAAACTATGGAACTATCCAAAGAGATTCATGATATATTCAGAAAAAATAATAAAACTCTTTGCTGTCGGATACTCACAAAAGATATGAAACTTGGTTCTAAGAAGCATATGACACAGTGTGTGAAATTCACAGGTGATATGCAGAAACTGCAGCAAAAATAA
- a CDS encoding PDDEXK nuclease domain-containing protein — MIDITDYHIFIKEIKEKVYRSQIKASISVNRELLNLYWEIAKGIVEKQRNSNWGDKVVERLSEKLKMEFPHMKGFSKRNIELMRKWYIYWNEDFTKQDVSQLSLENIFQIPWGHNIKIIQKSRSKEEAIFYVNNTIENNWSRNVLVHQIESGLYGREGKAVSNFKDKLPDTHSDLAIQTLKDPYLFDFLTLTERYNERELEDALVDNITKFLLELGSGFSYIGRQYKLEVGSEEFYIDLLFYHVRLHSYVVIELKTGDFKPEYAGKLNFYVSVVDDKLANKEVDRPTIGILICKSKNDMVVEYSLKGIEKPIGVSEYELTQVLPKELKSALPSVEELEAELENLEVE; from the coding sequence GTGATAGACATAACTGATTATCATATTTTTATAAAAGAGATAAAAGAAAAGGTATATAGATCTCAGATAAAAGCAAGCATCTCAGTAAATAGAGAATTGCTTAACCTTTACTGGGAGATAGCTAAAGGAATCGTAGAGAAACAACGAAATTCAAACTGGGGAGATAAAGTTGTAGAAAGATTAAGTGAAAAGCTTAAGATGGAGTTTCCTCATATGAAGGGATTTTCCAAGAGAAATATTGAATTAATGAGAAAATGGTACATTTACTGGAATGAAGACTTTACGAAACAAGATGTTTCGCAATTATCTTTAGAGAATATTTTTCAAATTCCATGGGGACATAATATTAAAATTATTCAAAAATCCAGATCAAAAGAGGAAGCAATATTTTATGTAAATAACACCATTGAGAATAACTGGTCAAGAAATGTGCTTGTTCACCAGATTGAATCGGGTCTATACGGCAGGGAGGGAAAGGCTGTAAGCAACTTTAAGGATAAACTGCCGGATACCCACTCTGATCTTGCTATTCAGACATTGAAAGATCCGTATTTATTTGACTTTCTCACACTTACAGAAAGATACAACGAAAGAGAGCTGGAAGATGCCCTGGTGGACAATATAACCAAGTTCCTTTTGGAGCTGGGATCCGGATTCTCCTATATAGGAAGACAGTACAAACTAGAGGTGGGCAGTGAGGAGTTTTATATCGATCTCTTGTTTTATCACGTGAGGCTGCACTCCTATGTGGTGATAGAGCTGAAAACAGGTGACTTTAAACCTGAGTATGCTGGAAAGCTCAATTTCTACGTGTCTGTGGTAGATGACAAGCTGGCCAATAAAGAAGTAGACAGACCTACAATAGGGATACTTATCTGCAAATCTAAAAACGATATGGTGGTGGAGTATTCTCTCAAGGGAATAGAAAAACCCATAGGGGTAAGTGAGTATGAACTGACTCAGGTATTGCCAAAGGAACTGAAATCTGCTCTTCCAAGTGTAGAGGAACTAGAAGCAGAACTAGAAAACTTGGAGGTGGAATAG
- a CDS encoding PDDEXK nuclease domain-containing protein yields the protein MGNMVNDTNTEVKNNFEYYSAIKEIIEKGKSQAVVHVNSILTHTYWGIGKLIQESILKGEKGKYGDSTVKDLGERLSIEYGSGFGYRNLLRMIKFYSCFPEKENMTTLSALFSWSHFVEFIKIDDPLKRDFYIGMCKNDGWSVRTLRERINSMMFERTAISKNPDEVIRRDIESLHRDRKMSTSMFLRDPYLLDFLELNHDFSERDLEEAILVELERFILEFGSDFAFMGRQKRIQVGGNDYYIDLLFYHRKLRRLVLIELKLGEFKPEYKGQVELYLKWLAKNEKQDFEEDPIAIILCASKDNEVVELMDLDKENIHISEYWLKLPPIEVLKEKLHKAIELGKARVEVE from the coding sequence ATGGGAAATATGGTTAATGATACCAATACAGAGGTAAAAAATAATTTTGAATATTATAGTGCTATAAAGGAGATAATAGAAAAGGGAAAAAGCCAAGCAGTGGTTCATGTTAACTCCATTTTGACACACACTTATTGGGGAATAGGAAAACTGATACAGGAAAGCATTCTCAAAGGAGAAAAGGGTAAGTATGGAGATTCTACTGTTAAAGATCTAGGTGAGAGATTAAGCATAGAATACGGAAGTGGATTTGGCTACAGGAACCTTCTCAGAATGATAAAATTTTACAGTTGTTTTCCAGAAAAAGAGAATATGACGACACTGTCGGCACTATTCAGCTGGTCGCATTTTGTGGAGTTTATAAAGATAGATGATCCTTTAAAGAGGGATTTTTACATAGGTATGTGCAAAAACGACGGATGGTCGGTGAGGACTCTCAGAGAGAGAATAAACTCGATGATGTTTGAGAGGACGGCCATATCGAAAAATCCAGATGAAGTCATAAGACGGGATATAGAGAGTTTACACAGAGACAGAAAGATGAGCACCTCTATGTTTCTAAGAGACCCATACCTGCTGGACTTTCTGGAACTTAACCACGATTTCAGCGAAAGAGATCTCGAAGAGGCTATTCTTGTAGAACTCGAAAGGTTTATTTTAGAATTCGGAAGCGACTTTGCATTTATGGGAAGGCAGAAGAGGATTCAGGTAGGGGGCAACGATTACTATATAGATCTGCTGTTTTATCACAGGAAACTGCGGAGACTTGTCCTTATAGAGCTGAAGCTGGGTGAGTTTAAGCCTGAGTATAAGGGGCAGGTGGAGCTTTACCTCAAGTGGCTTGCTAAAAATGAAAAGCAGGATTTCGAGGAAGATCCCATTGCAATCATACTCTGTGCCAGCAAGGACAACGAGGTAGTGGAGCTGATGGACCTGGACAAGGAAAACATACATATATCAGAGTACTGGCTGAAGCTTCCGCCGATAGAGGTACTGAAAGAGAAGCTGCATAAGGCGATTGAGCTTGGAAAAGCAAGGGTAGAGGTGGAATAG
- the selA gene encoding L-seryl-tRNA(Sec) selenium transferase, protein MKKELFKQLPKVDEIIKIPEIIELSKNIDYFNFTEGIRDGIDHFRQGIARGIITELHLKDVVETIKNIIEKKSQMNLRNVINATGTLVHTNLGRSLISEKAAKNVVDVITSYNNLEYNLEEGIRGSRYDHIEKLICTVTGAEAAVLTNNNAAAVMLALNEFAKDGEAVVSRGELVEIGGSFRVPDIMKISGTKLVEVGTTNRTHSKDYKEAISENTSMLLKIHTSNYKIVGFTKEVTNNELAEIGRENNVLTMEDLGSGVLVDFGKYGLKKEPTVQESIASGIDLITFSGDKLLGGPQAGIIVGKKKYIDRLKKNQLLRALRVSKMALAALEPTLRYYLNEREAIEKIPTLKMILEDTVKVKERAAKLLEILQKNNVKCRLVETEATIGGGSMPGETINSYGVGIEGNPVELEREFRSGTPHIVGIIRNNQFILDAKAVKDSEIHPVANRAVDIIKNK, encoded by the coding sequence TTGAAAAAAGAATTATTCAAGCAACTTCCAAAGGTAGATGAAATAATAAAAATACCTGAAATAATAGAACTCTCTAAAAATATAGATTATTTCAATTTTACAGAGGGAATAAGAGACGGAATTGACCACTTTAGACAGGGAATAGCACGGGGGATTATAACCGAGCTTCATCTAAAAGATGTCGTAGAAACTATCAAAAATATCATAGAAAAAAAATCTCAGATGAATCTAAGAAATGTGATAAATGCAACAGGGACATTGGTGCATACAAACCTTGGAAGATCATTGATCTCTGAAAAAGCAGCCAAAAATGTGGTAGATGTAATAACATCATACAACAATCTGGAATATAACCTTGAAGAGGGGATCAGAGGCAGCAGGTATGATCATATAGAAAAACTCATATGCACAGTTACAGGTGCTGAAGCGGCAGTTCTTACAAATAACAATGCGGCAGCGGTAATGCTGGCTTTAAATGAGTTTGCAAAAGACGGGGAAGCCGTTGTATCAAGAGGGGAACTTGTAGAGATCGGAGGTTCTTTCAGAGTCCCGGATATAATGAAAATATCAGGTACAAAACTTGTAGAGGTAGGAACAACAAACAGAACTCATTCAAAAGATTATAAGGAAGCAATATCAGAAAATACATCTATGCTCCTCAAGATTCATACATCAAATTATAAAATTGTGGGCTTCACCAAGGAAGTTACAAATAATGAACTTGCTGAGATAGGAAGAGAAAATAACGTCCTTACAATGGAGGACCTTGGAAGTGGTGTACTTGTGGACTTTGGTAAGTACGGGTTAAAAAAAGAACCTACGGTACAGGAAAGTATAGCATCTGGAATAGATCTGATTACCTTTAGTGGAGATAAACTTTTAGGAGGACCTCAGGCTGGAATAATAGTAGGAAAGAAAAAGTATATAGACAGGCTAAAAAAGAATCAGCTGTTAAGAGCCCTAAGAGTAAGTAAAATGGCATTGGCAGCCCTAGAACCAACCTTAAGATATTATTTAAATGAGAGAGAGGCTATAGAGAAAATTCCTACTCTTAAGATGATATTAGAGGATACTGTTAAGGTGAAGGAGAGGGCGGCAAAGTTACTTGAAATCCTTCAAAAGAACAACGTCAAGTGTAGACTTGTGGAAACTGAAGCAACGATAGGCGGTGGTTCTATGCCGGGAGAAACAATAAATAGCTATGGGGTGGGTATAGAGGGTAATCCTGTGGAACTAGAAAGAGAATTCAGATCAGGTACACCTCATATTGTGGGGATAATAAGAAATAATCAATTTATATTAGATGCTAAAGCTGTTAAGGATAGTGAAATACATCCAGTTGCCAACAGAGCAGTTGATATTATAAAAAACAAATAA
- a CDS encoding PC4/YdbC family ssDNA-binding protein gives MADIKFEIVENLGVIGEGAKGWKKEVNFISWNNRAPKIDIRDWDSNHEKMGKGITLSKEEAKKLKEILSEM, from the coding sequence GTGGCTGATATCAAATTTGAAATAGTAGAAAATCTTGGAGTAATCGGTGAAGGTGCAAAGGGATGGAAGAAAGAAGTAAACTTTATATCCTGGAACAACAGAGCTCCTAAAATAGACATCAGGGACTGGGACTCAAACCATGAGAAGATGGGAAAAGGTATCACGTTGTCCAAGGAAGAAGCTAAAAAATTGAAAGAGATACTTAGTGAAATGTAA
- a CDS encoding type I restriction endonuclease subunit R — MNFTEEQLELAYIELLENLGYEHRHGGGIETEERGSYQEVLLLDNLREAVYRINKDMPVSAKDEAIKKVRFLSHPTQIGANEEFHKMITDGIDVPYKDDSGNERYGKIYLFDFENHNNNTYHAVNQFTIIEKTNRRPDLILFVNGIPLVVIELKSMINEDVGIEEAYNQIQRYKEEIPSLFKYNSFIVLSDGINAKAGTISSNFERFMSFRSVDGETIQPTDQMMMETLTYGMLTRERLLELTRDYILFMKTKTESVKILAQYHQFFAVKKALENTKQAKASKGKIGVIWHTQGSGKSLTMTYYTGQLMKKFNNPTIVVVTDRNDLDNQLYGTFSKCSDYLVEKPKQADDKDELRKYLDVKSGGIIFTTIQKFAPKKGEERIEIISDRDDIIVIADEAHRSQYGLEINQDEDGNMKYGYAKHLRDALPNSNFIGFTGTPIDFEDKSTTAVFGNYIDTYDMTRAVEDGATVRIYYENRFVKLGLSEMNLDEADDEFEEIMENVEEYKSERKKREITNMEAVIGSPSRIRDIAKDIVSHWENRRSAAFGKSMIVCMSRRICVELYKAITELKPDWHHDDKAKGKIKVIMTNNASDSMEWKQHFTTKQDREELANRMKDEDDELEISIVRDMWLTGFDVPCMHTMYIDKSMAGHNLMQAIARVNRVFKDKDSGLVVDYIGIAENLKRALKQYSTSDRKTTGIDLDRAIQIMLEYYEMVKDLLHGYDYSGYKSKNPMTRAKSIMGGMNYIMEKDIDKEGSKKEFLKQVISLAKAHALCVSTEEGQRLNEEVSYFKALKASINKLEKSDTDKKPLSDEEINKRIAKLLGNTIISEEVIDVYKELGLEAPNMSLLSDEFLEEIRSMEYKNLAVEMLRKLIDGNIRVSSKRNLVMSEKFSEKLKKSIQAYKNKAITSMEVLDELVKMAKEFQEMHNKNNDLGLTDDEIAFYHALATEDILAEMENCDTLKAIAIELTRSIKANLKVDWYEKESARAAMRISIKRLLKKYDYPPKGREKALDTVLRQAKLMCEEMVA; from the coding sequence ATGAACTTCACAGAAGAGCAACTGGAATTAGCATATATAGAACTCTTGGAAAACTTGGGATATGAACACAGGCACGGCGGAGGGATAGAAACAGAGGAAAGAGGCAGCTATCAGGAGGTGCTTCTCCTCGATAATCTTAGAGAAGCAGTCTACCGCATCAACAAAGATATGCCTGTAAGTGCAAAGGACGAAGCCATAAAGAAGGTTAGGTTCCTGTCACATCCTACACAGATAGGAGCCAACGAAGAGTTCCATAAGATGATAACAGACGGTATAGACGTACCTTACAAGGATGACTCAGGCAATGAGAGATACGGGAAGATCTACCTCTTTGACTTTGAAAATCACAATAATAATACCTATCATGCAGTAAACCAATTTACCATAATTGAGAAAACAAACAGAAGACCAGACCTCATACTCTTTGTAAACGGTATTCCTCTGGTGGTTATAGAGCTGAAGTCCATGATAAACGAAGACGTGGGGATAGAGGAGGCTTACAACCAGATACAGAGATACAAGGAGGAGATCCCGTCACTTTTTAAATACAACTCTTTCATAGTCTTAAGTGACGGGATAAATGCCAAAGCAGGGACTATTTCCTCTAACTTTGAGAGGTTCATGAGTTTCAGAAGTGTGGACGGAGAGACTATACAGCCGACAGATCAGATGATGATGGAGACACTTACTTATGGAATGCTCACAAGGGAAAGACTTCTAGAGCTGACAAGGGACTATATTCTCTTCATGAAGACCAAAACCGAATCGGTAAAGATACTAGCTCAGTACCATCAGTTTTTCGCTGTAAAAAAAGCTTTGGAAAACACAAAACAAGCCAAGGCATCTAAAGGGAAGATCGGTGTGATATGGCATACTCAGGGTTCTGGTAAATCCCTCACTATGACCTACTACACGGGGCAGCTTATGAAGAAATTCAATAATCCTACTATCGTTGTGGTAACAGACAGGAATGATCTGGATAACCAGCTATATGGAACTTTTTCCAAGTGCAGCGATTATCTCGTGGAAAAGCCTAAACAGGCAGATGATAAAGACGAACTTAGAAAATACCTCGATGTAAAAAGCGGTGGAATAATATTCACAACTATACAGAAGTTTGCTCCCAAGAAAGGTGAAGAACGTATAGAAATAATCTCAGACAGAGATGACATAATAGTAATAGCAGACGAGGCCCACAGGAGCCAGTACGGACTTGAGATCAACCAGGATGAAGATGGAAACATGAAATACGGTTATGCGAAACATCTGAGAGATGCTCTTCCTAACTCCAACTTTATAGGGTTCACAGGAACGCCTATAGACTTTGAGGACAAATCCACAACAGCAGTATTCGGAAATTACATAGACACCTACGATATGACAAGAGCTGTAGAAGACGGAGCCACTGTAAGAATCTACTATGAAAATAGATTTGTAAAACTAGGTCTGTCTGAAATGAATCTTGATGAGGCCGATGATGAGTTTGAAGAGATTATGGAAAATGTGGAGGAATACAAGTCTGAGAGAAAAAAAAGAGAGATAACTAATATGGAAGCGGTCATCGGAAGTCCTTCCAGAATAAGAGATATAGCAAAAGATATCGTGTCTCATTGGGAAAACAGGAGAAGTGCAGCTTTTGGAAAGAGTATGATTGTTTGTATGTCCAGAAGAATCTGTGTAGAGCTCTACAAAGCGATAACAGAGCTGAAACCTGATTGGCACCACGATGATAAAGCAAAGGGTAAAATCAAGGTTATTATGACTAATAACGCCTCTGATTCCATGGAATGGAAGCAACACTTCACTACAAAGCAAGACAGAGAAGAACTTGCAAATAGGATGAAAGATGAAGATGATGAGCTTGAAATATCAATAGTAAGAGATATGTGGCTTACAGGCTTTGACGTGCCTTGTATGCACACTATGTATATAGACAAATCTATGGCTGGACATAACTTAATGCAGGCTATTGCTAGAGTAAATAGAGTATTTAAAGATAAAGATAGTGGCTTGGTAGTAGATTATATCGGTATAGCTGAAAACCTAAAAAGAGCCTTAAAACAGTATTCTACTTCTGATAGAAAGACAACTGGAATAGACTTGGACAGAGCTATTCAGATAATGTTGGAATACTATGAAATGGTGAAGGACCTCTTACACGGCTACGACTACAGCGGTTATAAAAGTAAGAATCCAATGACAAGAGCAAAGTCAATCATGGGTGGAATGAACTATATTATGGAAAAAGATATAGACAAAGAGGGCAGCAAGAAAGAATTCCTGAAACAGGTGATTTCCCTTGCTAAGGCCCACGCTCTATGTGTATCTACCGAAGAGGGACAGAGATTAAATGAAGAGGTTTCATATTTCAAAGCTTTAAAGGCAAGTATAAACAAGCTTGAAAAATCCGACACTGACAAGAAACCTCTTTCTGACGAAGAGATAAACAAAAGAATAGCCAAGCTTCTTGGAAACACAATAATTTCAGAAGAGGTAATTGACGTATATAAAGAGCTGGGACTTGAAGCTCCGAATATGTCTCTACTGTCTGATGAATTTTTGGAAGAGATAAGATCAATGGAATATAAGAACCTGGCCGTAGAGATGCTTAGAAAGCTGATAGACGGTAATATAAGGGTGAGTTCTAAGAGAAACCTTGTAATGTCAGAGAAATTCTCGGAAAAGCTAAAGAAATCAATCCAGGCATATAAAAACAAGGCTATAACAAGTATGGAAGTTCTTGATGAATTGGTTAAAATGGCAAAAGAGTTTCAGGAGATGCATAATAAAAACAATGATCTCGGACTGACTGATGATGAAATAGCCTTCTATCATGCACTGGCTACTGAGGATATCCTTGCTGAAATGGAAAACTGCGATACACTTAAAGCTATAGCGATAGAACTTACACGATCTATAAAGGCCAATCTCAAGGTGGATTGGTACGAGAAAGAAAGTGCAAGAGCAGCTATGAGAATAAGTATCAAGAGGCTTCTAAAGAAATACGACTATCCACCAAAGGGCAGAGAAAAAGCTCTAGATACTGTTTTGAGACAGGCAAAATTAATGTGTGAAGAGATGGTAGCATAA